A segment of the Verrucomicrobiota bacterium genome:
CACGAGCAGCAGGCACGCGATGCGAAGCCGGCGGAAGAGCCGGCGCGCGATGAGCCAGCCGCGTTTCGCCTCACGCCCGGTTGCGCGTTCCTCGGTCATCGCAGGGGGCGCCTCACTCGGGGACGACGAGGTATCGCTGGATGAACCCGGCGTAGAGCGTGGTGGGGAAGATGAACAGCACGGGCTGGCCGTCGAGCGTCACGGCGGCGAGCGGGCCCTTCGGCGTCATCGGGCCAAAGGCGAGCGACTGCAGGCGTTCCTGCCCGTTGACGAGCAGGATCACATTGACCTTGTAGGCCTTGGCCGCGAATCCGCGCGCGATGAGCTGCTGCGTGCCGCGCGCAAACCACGAGTCGACGCGCAGGGTGCCGAGCCGGTGCGCGGTCTCCTCGATCGCCGCGCTGATGTTTGGATCGAGGGCTTCACCGTCGGCCTTCCACTGCTGGGCGGAGACGCGCTGGAGCTTGCGCTCGCGGCCCTGGAACGTGACTTCGAGCCTGGCGACCTGCGCGGTCGTGAAGTCCCAGACCTGCCGGTCGCGGACCTTCCACAACTCCAGCGGCGTGCGTTCGAGGTCCTGCATGCGGACGGTGTAGACAAAGTTTTCATCGTGGCGCCGGGCGAACACGCGGTCGGTGCGGGCGGCGCCCTCCATTTCGTTGAGACCGAAATCCACCGCGGCAACGAGCGCGTTGGCCGGCGTGCCGGCGGCATTCGTGGTCGAGCGCAGGAGGGCCACGCGGCGCTGCGGCGGGTCGAGGCCGAAGACTTTGAAATCCGTGACGACTTCCTTCGCGAGCGAGATGGCTTCGAGCGAGGCGAGGCGCGCGAGAAGGGACTCGATGGCCTCGGTGTCGGCGGCGAGATTGGTCGGCGAGAGGATTCGCCACGAGTGGTTGGTCTGCCGTTGCGCGAGGAAACCGTCCGGACCCGTGACTTCGAGCGTGTCGAAGCTCGTCGGCGCGAGGCTGTCCACCATGTGGGCGTCGCACCATTCCCAGTAGGGCGCGCGGAGCTTGTCGAGGAGCGGGCGGGGGACGAGGACGATGTTGGTGTGCGCAAGCCGGCGCGCGAAGAGCAGGTCGGGCGCGTTCGTGGGGCCGAGGCCGAACTGGACCCCGAGCACGTCGTTGGTGCCGCGGGAAAAGGCGAGTTCGGCTTGCGGCGTGGCGAGACCGAAGGGTTCGAGGTCGGCCTTCGGGTCGTCGGTGACGAAGGCCTGCACGGCCCACTCCTGCAAATCCCTCAGCAACTGCGTGACGAGCGGGGTGTCGGCGCGCTTGGCGGGCGGCGGGCTGGTGATCCGCCAGAGGCCGTTGGTCGCGTCGCGCTCGAACACCAGGTCGCGCGTGCCGGAGCGGAGCCGCAAGCGGTCGAACGCGCCCGGGCCGAGGCTCAGCAACCGGCGGTCGCGCCAGTCATCGGGGGAGCGCGGGAGAATTTCGAGCAGCGCGGCGTCGAGCGCCGCGACGCCGGTGTCGCCGCCGGCTTGCACGTAGACCTGGTTGCCCACGGGCGAGCGGTTGCCGACGCGCAGCTCGTGCGTCGTGCCCCCGGCCCGGAACTTGAACACGGCCTGCGGGGTGGCGAGTCCGAATTCCGCGGCGGACTTCACCTGCGCGGCGGGGATGAGCGCCTGCGGCTTGATGCGCGCGCACACGTCGAGCAGCCCCTCGATCGGAATGGCGTGCGCCGGGTAGCGGATGGGCGCGGAGAGCGACCACATGCCGTTGGAGCGCGCGGCGCGGAGCGAGAGGTTGGTGCGGGTGAACTCGACGGCCGTCACGTCGGCCGGCCGGAGGTTGCGGAAAAGCCGCGGGATCTCGGCGGCGGCGGGGTCCGCGCCGGAGTCGCGGAACTCGAACATGAGGATGAAGGCCGCGAGGAGCGCGGCGACCAGCAGGAGCGCCTTGGTTTGGGTCGTGTTCACGCGGGTCAATGTCTCCGGCGGATGAAGACGAGCCAGCCCCAGAACAGCACGGCGCCGGGCATCGCGCCGAGGACGATCCAGCGCACGCGGGCCAGCGCGTCGTCGGACAGGTTGAACTTGAACTCGCGGATGGACTGCGGGGCGATGCCGAGCATGTTCGAGCGGTCGAGCAGCCAGTTGACGGCGTTCCACGCGAAGTCGCGGTTGGCCGCGCTCGTGATCATCTGGTTGTCGAGGAAGAACGAATCGCCCGCGACGACCAGCCGCGTGGACCCGGAGGCGCGGGACTCGCCCTTGACGCCGAGCTTCTCGACGGCGACCGCAAGCGGAATGACGCCGCGCCGGTCGCGCAGCGGGTCGCGCCGCAGGCCGTTGCGATAGTCGACAATGGCCTCGCCGCCCTCGGTGGTGCTGAAGAGCGTGTGAATCTGCGGCGCGTCGGAGATGGTGGGGTAATCCTTGAGCCGCTCGACGACGCGCGGCATGGCGAGTTGCAGCGGCAGCGCGGCGAGCGAGAGCGGGCGGACGATGTCATGGCTCGAATAGTTGCCGATGAGGATCGAGGCGTCCGAACGGAGGGTCATGCGGTCGGTCACGTGGCGGTCGAGCGATTGCACGCCCCAGCGTTCCAGAAGCGCCTCGAGGCCGGTGTTCGCCGCATAGTGGTGCAGCACGAGGAGTCGTCCGCCCTGACCGAGGTAGCGGTGGAGTTTTTCCAGTTCGACGGGCTCGAACGGGAGCTTCGGCCCGGCGACAATCACCAGGTTGATGTCCGTGGGAATGTCATTGGTGCCGCCGAGGATCATGCGGACGGCCTCGACGTTGTTCTCGTTGAGCAGCGTGAGGAGGCGGCCGTAGCCGGTGTCGTTGACGCCGTCGCCGGGGTCGTGTTCGCCGTGGCCGACCGAAAACGCGGCGCGCAGGGGCGTGCGGTCGCCGAGGGTGATCAGCGCGGAGGTGAAGTGCTGCTCGCCGTTGAAGGACTTGCGCCTGACTTCGCGGCCCTTGCCGCTGACGACGTCGCTCATGTCGTAGTTCGACAGGTCGGACGCGCGCACGATCTTGGTCTTGCCGCCGGCGTCGAAGATGACGAGGTCCTTGGAGGAGGGCGGGAGTTTGTAGGTGGCCTTGACGAGTTCGGCCTTGCCGGGCTCGATCGCGTAGTTCACGGAGTCGAGGACGATGCGCGGGTTGCGCAGGCTGTATTCCTTGAGCAGGCCGCTGACGTGGCTGTAGAGCGGGTCCTCGGGGTCGAAGTAGATGGTGACCTTCACCTGGTTTGTCAGGCTGCGGAGAACGTGCTGGGTCGAGGTGGCGAGCACGTATTTGCGTTCGCCCGAGAGCGCATGGCGCCTGAAATGCCGTGCGGAAAGGAAGTTCACCATCACGATGATGGCGACCATGACGACGATGCCGAGCAGGACGTTGAAGCCCGCGCCGAAGCGGCGGCTCAACGAGAAGCTGGGGCGCGATGGGGAGTCTTCAGTCATTCGCGTCACTTCCAACGCCGGCTTTCCACGGCCTTCAACGTGAAGAACAAGAACAGCGTCGTGAGGCTGAGGTAGTAGGTGACGTGCCGTGTGTCCACGATGCCGCGCGTGAAGTCCCGCATGTGGTCAATCATCGACATGTGGTCGAACACGGCTTTTTGCCAGCCGGGCTTGGGCTGGAGAATCACGCCGAGGTAGCCGATGAGGAACAGCCCGAGGCCGAGCGCGAAGGTGTTCATCGCCGCGATGATCTGGCTGCGCGTGAGCGCGGAGGCCATGCAGCCGAGCGCGATGTAGACCGACCCGTAGAGCAGCATCCCGATGAAGGTTCCCGCGAGCGCCCCGACATCCACCTGCCCGAACCCGGGCGTGTAATGCTTGAGCAGCACGGGATAGAGCAGCACCGGCGTCCATGTCGCGAGATAGAACAGCAGCGCGCCGGAGAACTTCGCGAGCACGACCTGCAAGTCGCCGACGGGCGCGGTCATGAGCGTTTCGTATGTGCCGGTGAGTTTTTCGAGCGCGAAGGTCCGCATCGTGATGACCGGCGGCGCGAGCAGCAGCACGAGCCAGCAGAGGCCGTTGTTGTAGAACGCCTCCGTCACCGGCATGTCGAACGACTGGCCGTTGAGCGCCTTCAGCACGATCCACAGGCTCATGCCCAGCAGGAATTGCACCCCGGCGATGATCACGTAGCCCGTCGGCGAGGCGAAGCTCGCGCCCAGTTCGCGCCGGACCAGTGTGGCAAACACGCGCATCAGAATCCCTCCTCTTCCGGCTCGGCGCGCGTGACGTGCACGAAGATATCCTCGAGTGAATGACGGCTGCGCGTCAGCTCGCGCAACGCCCACCCGCGCTGGCGCGCGAGGTCGAACACCTGCGGGCGGATGTCCACGCCTTCGCGCGGCGTGAGCGCGCAGCGTTGATACTCGCCGTCCGCGGGCGAGATGTCGAAGTGCTGGATTTCCGCCGTGGCTTCCCAGGCGAGGCGCAAGTCGGCGGCGGGCGCGGCGATTTCGGCGATGACCTGGTTGCCGCCGCCCATCCTCTTCTGGAGATTCTCGACCGTGTCCGCGGCGAAGATGCGGCCCTCCTTGATGATGATGACGCGGTTGCAGGTCATCTCGACCTCCGGGAGGATGTGCGTGGAGATGAGCACGGTGCGCTCCCTGCCGAGGTCCTTCACGAGCTGGCGCACGGTGCGAATCTGGTGCGGGTCCAGGCCGATCGTTGGTTCGTCGAGGATGACCAGTTCGGGCTCGTGCACGAGGGCATCGGCAATGCCGACGCGCTGGCGGTAGCCTTTCGAGAGATGGCCGATGACCTTGCGGGTGACCTCGCCGAGGCCGCATTGGTCGAGCACGGTGTCC
Coding sequences within it:
- a CDS encoding DUF4340 domain-containing protein; its protein translation is MNTTQTKALLLVAALLAAFILMFEFRDSGADPAAAEIPRLFRNLRPADVTAVEFTRTNLSLRAARSNGMWSLSAPIRYPAHAIPIEGLLDVCARIKPQALIPAAQVKSAAEFGLATPQAVFKFRAGGTTHELRVGNRSPVGNQVYVQAGGDTGVAALDAALLEILPRSPDDWRDRRLLSLGPGAFDRLRLRSGTRDLVFERDATNGLWRITSPPPAKRADTPLVTQLLRDLQEWAVQAFVTDDPKADLEPFGLATPQAELAFSRGTNDVLGVQFGLGPTNAPDLLFARRLAHTNIVLVPRPLLDKLRAPYWEWCDAHMVDSLAPTSFDTLEVTGPDGFLAQRQTNHSWRILSPTNLAADTEAIESLLARLASLEAISLAKEVVTDFKVFGLDPPQRRVALLRSTTNAAGTPANALVAAVDFGLNEMEGAARTDRVFARRHDENFVYTVRMQDLERTPLELWKVRDRQVWDFTTAQVARLEVTFQGRERKLQRVSAQQWKADGEALDPNISAAIEETAHRLGTLRVDSWFARGTQQLIARGFAAKAYKVNVILLVNGQERLQSLAFGPMTPKGPLAAVTLDGQPVLFIFPTTLYAGFIQRYLVVPE
- a CDS encoding ATP-binding cassette domain-containing protein, which encodes MIEVEHLTKRFAGVTAVQDLTFTVGRGEVVGFLGRNGAGKSTTMRILSCFMPATSGSARVAGFDVYTQALEVRRRIGYMPENNPLYLDMRVREYLKFRARLKGLGAARSRDRVDTVLDQCGLGEVTRKVIGHLSKGYRQRVGIADALVHEPELVILDEPTIGLDPHQIRTVRQLVKDLGRERTVLISTHILPEVEMTCNRVIIIKEGRIFAADTVENLQKRMGGGNQVIAEIAAPAADLRLAWEATAEIQHFDISPADGEYQRCALTPREGVDIRPQVFDLARQRGWALRELTRSRHSLEDIFVHVTRAEPEEEGF